Proteins encoded within one genomic window of Pseudalkalibacillus sp. SCS-8:
- the thyA gene encoding thymidylate synthase, producing MSADTFLGVPFNIASYALLTMMIAQVCDLEPGEFVHTFGDAHIYLNHIEQVELQLTREPRELPTMKINPEVKSIFDFKFEDFTLENYDPHPHIKGAVSV from the coding sequence TTGTCAGCTGACACATTCTTAGGAGTACCATTTAACATTGCATCCTATGCATTACTAACGATGATGATTGCACAGGTGTGTGACCTCGAACCAGGTGAGTTTGTACATACGTTCGGGGATGCGCATATCTACTTGAATCATATTGAGCAGGTTGAATTGCAGCTCACAAGAGAACCGCGTGAGCTTCCAACAATGAAAATCAATCCGGAAGTGAAATCGATCTTTGACTTTAAATTTGAAGATTTCACCCTTGAAAATTACGATCCACATCCACACATTAAAGGAGCCGTTTCTGTATGA
- a CDS encoding dihydrofolate reductase, whose product MISLLFAMDKNQVIGKNNDLPWHLPEDLKWFKQVSTGHTIIMGRKTYESIGKPLPNRKNVIVTNDKNYTAEGCIVTHSIEEALQQDGDEMIVIGGAKIFEQVLDDADRLYLTYIDHEFEGDTFFPEFDESEWKLTSKEKGIKDDKNPYDYYFCIYDRKTD is encoded by the coding sequence ATGATTTCTTTACTTTTCGCGATGGATAAGAACCAGGTAATTGGAAAGAACAACGATCTGCCGTGGCATTTACCTGAGGATTTGAAATGGTTCAAACAAGTGTCTACTGGACACACCATTATCATGGGTCGCAAAACCTATGAATCGATCGGTAAACCTTTACCGAATCGTAAAAATGTCATTGTAACCAACGATAAAAACTACACAGCAGAAGGGTGCATCGTGACCCATTCAATTGAAGAAGCGTTGCAGCAAGATGGGGATGAAATGATCGTCATCGGTGGGGCGAAAATTTTCGAACAAGTACTTGATGATGCTGATCGTCTCTACTTGACTTACATTGATCATGAATTTGAAGGGGACACATTTTTCCCTGAATTTGATGAATCAGAATGGAAATTAACATCAAAAGAAAAAGGGATTAAAGACGATAAAAACCCTTACGACTATTATTTCTGTATTTATGACCGTAAGACAGACTGA
- a CDS encoding HD domain-containing protein has product MYIKDSLYGTFELEPVLADLINSDAVQRLKDVHQNGASYLVNPKWKNTRFDHSVGVMCLIRLLGGSLEEQIAGLLHDVSHTAFSHVVDDALKQKEENYHELIKDKIVLQSDIPVILKNHQFDLEPILDESKWGILEQPAPHLCADRIDYTLRDLYEYGEITRAEVEQFIESMTLFDGRIHLKDDYAAEWFVEVYYREVLDFFLHPLNIYSNHMMAELLKASLDLNILTEDDFMLTDEKLLEKLKDSTNSDIKRMLDGLTTNVQLEYADVDYDISVKKKMRLIDPDVIVSDTSIPISERSEKVRAMKETARKRSMEGTRIKVTT; this is encoded by the coding sequence TTGTACATAAAGGACTCATTATACGGCACATTTGAGCTTGAACCCGTGTTGGCGGATTTAATAAACTCCGATGCTGTACAACGGCTGAAGGATGTCCATCAAAACGGAGCGAGTTATCTCGTCAACCCGAAATGGAAGAATACAAGATTTGACCACTCGGTAGGCGTCATGTGTTTAATCCGACTATTAGGTGGTAGTTTGGAAGAGCAGATTGCAGGGCTTCTCCACGACGTATCTCATACGGCCTTTTCCCACGTTGTGGACGATGCTTTGAAACAAAAAGAAGAAAACTACCATGAACTGATCAAGGACAAGATTGTCCTACAATCGGATATACCGGTCATCTTGAAGAACCATCAGTTTGATCTGGAGCCAATTTTAGATGAATCGAAATGGGGAATTCTCGAACAGCCTGCACCACACTTATGTGCTGATCGTATTGATTATACACTGAGGGATCTCTATGAATATGGAGAAATTACAAGAGCAGAGGTGGAGCAGTTCATTGAAAGCATGACATTATTCGATGGCAGGATTCATCTGAAAGATGATTATGCAGCAGAATGGTTTGTAGAAGTTTATTATCGGGAAGTATTGGATTTCTTCTTACACCCACTGAACATATACAGCAATCATATGATGGCAGAACTTCTGAAAGCATCACTTGATCTAAACATCCTTACGGAGGATGACTTCATGTTAACCGATGAAAAACTTCTAGAAAAATTGAAAGACTCAACTAATTCAGATATAAAAAGGATGCTGGACGGCTTGACAACGAACGTTCAACTAGAATATGCGGACGTAGATTATGACATTTCAGTAAAAAAGAAGATGAGGCTGATTGACCCGGATGTCATCGTGTCGGACACGAGTATACCAATCAGTGAACGCTCAGAAAAAGTGAGAGCGATGAAGGAAACAGCTCGGAAAAGATCAATGGAAGGTACAAGAATCAAAGTAACAACATAA
- a CDS encoding DUF817 domain-containing protein: MSCIFPLIIFTSLFLTDQLKAYIAIPRYDMLLLICVTTQILMLVTRFESIDELKVICVFHLIGILLELFKVNMGSWSYPEEAYSKLYGVPLYSGFMYASVASYLCQAWRRLDVEIKEWPNSIMTIVLGAAIYLNFFTHHYTVDIRWWLIALLFILFFRTRVLFRVRGHLYQMPITLAYFLIGFFVWVAENIATFFKAWHYPYQQEAWLIVDLGKLSSWFLLVIVSFLIVAQLKMLKQEKG; this comes from the coding sequence ATGTCTTGTATTTTTCCTCTAATCATCTTTACGAGCTTGTTTTTGACTGATCAATTAAAAGCTTACATAGCAATCCCACGATACGATATGCTGTTACTGATCTGTGTAACGACTCAGATTCTCATGCTTGTCACACGTTTTGAATCAATAGATGAACTGAAAGTCATCTGTGTGTTCCACTTAATCGGTATTTTATTGGAATTATTCAAAGTGAATATGGGATCGTGGTCCTATCCAGAGGAAGCCTATTCAAAATTGTATGGCGTCCCGTTATATAGCGGGTTCATGTACGCAAGCGTCGCCAGTTATTTATGTCAGGCATGGAGAAGGCTTGACGTGGAGATTAAGGAATGGCCAAATTCGATTATGACCATCGTTCTTGGGGCAGCCATTTATCTGAATTTCTTTACCCACCATTATACGGTCGACATACGCTGGTGGTTGATTGCCCTGCTATTCATCTTGTTCTTTCGGACACGTGTCCTGTTCCGGGTAAGAGGCCATCTTTATCAAATGCCCATCACTCTTGCTTACTTTCTTATCGGGTTCTTCGTGTGGGTCGCTGAAAATATCGCTACATTCTTCAAAGCGTGGCACTATCCTTACCAACAGGAAGCGTGGTTAATCGTGGATTTAGGAAAACTCAGTTCCTGGTTCTTACTTGTCATTGTGAGCTTCCTAATTGTTGCCCAACTTAAAATGTTGAAGCAAGAGAAGGGTTGA
- a CDS encoding glutathionylspermidine synthase family protein, with product MFDQERHNKERDQFYKQFDEFWADLNGEEYALYDCYGMTRGEIDEIRNVTEKVGQIYIKIAGLLRNLDDETLLQLDLPEEVLPFIRMKSLAAEMLIARVDLVKTSEGLKVLEVNADTPTFEKEVFCINRQAASHFGFADPNDGFEERLAETIHMTVIKSIQAQHKPADANIVFTSHEDHEEDRLTSRYLMEISQLEARYVPLHKLQFWKEGETSLLLDDRGEPIDVLFRQTYPLEHLIDDRDPMTGERIGIDLLRLIHDKSVICFNPLSAFLLQSKAVQAVIWGLHEEQHPFFDNEEHDWIHSYFLPTYLDESPFLEKGLPFVKKPSYGREGDTVEVFDGEGNLRNADENKTYHDSTPVYQQYVPLPSTTIKTTKGLQVGHLLIGSFLIKGKASAIGLRAGNEITDNKAYFLPLGMKG from the coding sequence GTGTTTGATCAAGAGCGTCATAACAAAGAACGTGATCAATTTTACAAACAATTCGATGAATTTTGGGCTGATTTAAATGGAGAAGAATATGCGTTATATGATTGTTATGGGATGACAAGAGGCGAAATTGATGAAATTCGAAATGTGACAGAAAAGGTCGGGCAAATTTATATAAAAATAGCTGGTTTGTTACGCAACCTTGACGACGAAACGTTGTTACAACTTGATCTTCCAGAGGAAGTACTTCCATTTATCCGCATGAAAAGCCTTGCAGCAGAGATGTTGATAGCAAGGGTGGATCTTGTGAAAACATCTGAAGGTTTGAAAGTGCTGGAAGTGAACGCAGATACGCCGACTTTTGAAAAAGAGGTATTCTGTATAAACCGTCAAGCAGCAAGCCATTTTGGTTTTGCAGATCCGAACGATGGGTTTGAGGAAAGACTTGCAGAGACGATACATATGACCGTAATAAAAAGCATCCAAGCCCAACATAAACCTGCCGACGCAAATATCGTATTTACCTCCCATGAAGACCATGAAGAAGATCGATTGACCTCACGTTATCTGATGGAAATCAGCCAGCTGGAAGCACGATATGTCCCTCTTCATAAGCTACAGTTCTGGAAGGAAGGTGAAACGAGCCTTTTACTAGATGATCGGGGTGAACCGATCGATGTATTGTTCAGACAAACATATCCATTAGAACATCTTATTGATGATCGAGATCCAATGACCGGAGAGCGTATTGGAATTGACCTGTTGAGGCTCATCCATGACAAAAGCGTCATCTGTTTCAATCCTTTGTCAGCATTCCTTCTCCAATCGAAGGCGGTCCAGGCTGTCATTTGGGGACTTCATGAAGAACAGCATCCTTTCTTCGATAACGAGGAACATGATTGGATTCACAGCTATTTCTTACCGACATACCTGGATGAATCCCCATTTCTCGAGAAGGGACTTCCGTTTGTGAAAAAACCAAGCTATGGGCGGGAAGGGGATACAGTAGAAGTCTTTGATGGTGAAGGTAACTTGCGAAATGCAGATGAGAACAAAACCTATCATGATTCAACCCCTGTCTATCAGCAATATGTGCCATTACCATCAACAACCATCAAAACGACAAAAGGATTACAGGTCGGGCACCTCTTGATCGGCAGTTTTTTGATAAAAGGGAAAGCAAGTGCCATCGGGCTACGAGCAGGAAACGAAATCACGGATAACAAAGCGTACTTTTTGCCTTTAGGTATGAAAGGATAA
- a CDS encoding DUF350 domain-containing protein has protein sequence MELLWNFLTYFIVGLGLLIVGILLFEVTTKNKEFKLIAEGNKAAAYALGGKVIGLSIVLYASIANSISLYDMVVWGAVAIVVQILAFYIIEWLTPKFHITKAIDEDNQAVGLFLLFVSIALGLTIAGSLTY, from the coding sequence ATGGAACTATTATGGAACTTTTTGACCTACTTCATTGTAGGCTTAGGACTTTTGATTGTTGGAATATTACTATTTGAAGTAACGACTAAAAATAAAGAATTTAAATTGATTGCAGAAGGAAACAAAGCTGCAGCCTATGCGCTGGGAGGAAAGGTCATCGGGCTTTCAATTGTCCTTTATGCTTCAATTGCGAACTCCATCAGTCTTTACGATATGGTGGTTTGGGGAGCTGTTGCCATTGTCGTTCAAATCCTGGCATTCTATATCATTGAATGGTTGACACCGAAATTCCATATTACGAAAGCGATTGATGAAGATAATCAAGCAGTCGGGCTGTTCTTGCTGTTTGTCTCCATCGCACTCGGACTTACGATTGCAGGCTCCTTAACGTATTGA
- a CDS encoding acyl-CoA thioesterase encodes MTLKAKSVRESRTVKSSHVLPPDTNTHGTLFGGKLMAYIDDVAAIAATRHARQHVVTASSDSVDFLHPIKEGYSVCLEAFVSWTHRTSMEVFVKVVSENLLTGERKLCALSFLTFVAVDENSKPAPVPGVIPETEEEKWLFDGAPKRAERRRKRRDESKQLAQKFGTEKPWETT; translated from the coding sequence ATGACGTTAAAAGCGAAAAGTGTAAGAGAGTCAAGGACTGTAAAGAGCAGTCACGTACTGCCTCCAGATACGAATACACATGGTACATTATTCGGTGGTAAATTGATGGCCTACATTGATGATGTAGCGGCTATTGCTGCAACCCGTCATGCACGTCAACATGTGGTTACTGCTTCTAGTGATTCGGTTGACTTTCTGCATCCGATAAAGGAGGGATATTCCGTATGCCTTGAAGCCTTCGTTTCTTGGACACATCGTACGTCAATGGAGGTTTTTGTAAAGGTCGTTTCGGAAAACCTGCTGACTGGAGAGCGGAAGTTATGTGCTTTATCTTTCCTGACTTTCGTTGCAGTCGATGAGAACAGTAAGCCGGCTCCTGTTCCTGGTGTCATACCTGAAACAGAGGAGGAAAAGTGGTTATTTGATGGTGCCCCGAAGAGAGCAGAACGAAGAAGGAAGCGAAGAGACGAAAGTAAGCAGCTGGCTCAAAAATTCGGTACTGAAAAACCGTGGGAAACAACATAA
- a CDS encoding PAS domain S-box protein, whose amino-acid sequence MYSNRKMTSQTQTHDLQQLLQSSMYQTLFELNDDAIWAIDLEGMIINVNKAGKSIMRKMKEHPVALNELIIFHDEETFFNGMHLRDTQRLKGIIKSESKDNMIDISSIPILYDGEVIGRFVQAKAVDDEISQKNDSKVANTYWESFINHSADAIGLFDLDGNIIKLNQATEDIFLYSREELIGSKVVTIPDESYRKEVEFLQRKVKSGKSVVEYETVRKRKDGKLIDVAITYSPIYDEDGEMIGMANILRDITERKKSELELRESEAKYRLIAENTADMIRVITVDNEIIYISPSHQMILGKEVEDYPSGDVFANVHPDDREELSTNYNEMLHKKQPINIEFRERHSNGNWIPLEARCMPVLNKKNEITSIVMVVRDLTERKDTEELLRNSDKLAVVGQLAASIAHEIRNPLTSLKGFLQYFHSNGDELSKNYYELMLSEVDRINMIVSEFLLLAKPQVSKFKETQLDHMLTHVLTLIDSQALMEGIEVNVDMDEDLPAIFCDENQLKQVLLNYTKNAIEACSYGGKIQISLRKNQKHIHIIIEDNGCGISEDDLDKIGTPFFTTKDNGTGLGLMISKKIISNHDGTVTFESEIDKGTKVTISLPYQ is encoded by the coding sequence ATGTATTCCAATCGTAAAATGACTTCTCAAACTCAAACCCATGATTTACAGCAACTGCTTCAATCATCCATGTATCAGACCTTATTCGAATTGAATGATGATGCGATTTGGGCCATCGATTTGGAAGGTATGATCATCAACGTAAATAAAGCCGGAAAATCCATTATGCGAAAGATGAAGGAGCATCCGGTTGCCCTAAATGAGTTGATTATTTTTCATGATGAAGAAACATTTTTTAATGGAATGCACCTACGTGACACACAAAGGTTGAAAGGGATTATCAAATCAGAAAGTAAAGACAACATGATCGATATAAGCAGTATACCGATTCTTTACGATGGAGAAGTGATCGGCAGATTTGTTCAAGCGAAGGCAGTGGATGATGAAATCTCTCAAAAGAACGATTCGAAGGTAGCCAACACATACTGGGAATCCTTCATTAACCATTCAGCAGATGCAATCGGGTTATTTGATCTAGACGGGAATATCATAAAGCTGAATCAAGCTACTGAAGACATTTTTCTTTATTCCAGGGAGGAGCTGATCGGCAGCAAAGTCGTTACGATTCCCGATGAATCCTATCGGAAAGAAGTCGAGTTCCTTCAACGAAAGGTGAAATCAGGCAAATCCGTTGTGGAATATGAAACTGTTCGAAAACGTAAGGATGGGAAGTTGATAGACGTCGCAATTACCTATTCGCCGATCTATGATGAAGATGGTGAAATGATCGGTATGGCCAACATTCTTCGGGATATAACAGAGCGTAAGAAATCTGAGCTTGAATTGAGGGAAAGTGAAGCGAAGTATCGTCTTATTGCTGAAAATACGGCAGATATGATCCGAGTCATCACGGTCGACAACGAAATCATCTATATCTCACCTTCCCATCAGATGATTCTCGGAAAAGAAGTGGAAGACTATCCATCAGGAGATGTATTCGCCAACGTCCATCCCGATGATCGAGAGGAACTCTCTACAAACTACAATGAAATGCTTCATAAGAAACAACCGATTAACATTGAATTCAGAGAACGGCACTCTAATGGAAATTGGATTCCTCTAGAAGCAAGATGTATGCCTGTCTTGAATAAGAAAAATGAAATCACCTCGATTGTCATGGTCGTACGAGATTTAACGGAGAGAAAGGACACTGAGGAACTGTTGCGGAATTCTGACAAGTTAGCTGTAGTAGGCCAATTAGCAGCAAGTATTGCCCACGAGATTCGTAACCCTTTGACCTCTCTTAAAGGATTTTTACAATACTTTCACTCGAACGGTGATGAACTGTCAAAGAATTATTACGAGCTCATGTTATCAGAAGTCGATCGGATTAACATGATTGTTAGTGAGTTCCTACTATTAGCTAAGCCACAAGTTTCAAAATTCAAAGAAACACAGCTTGATCATATGTTGACGCATGTGTTGACCTTGATTGACAGCCAGGCTCTAATGGAAGGGATCGAGGTGAATGTTGATATGGATGAGGATTTGCCTGCTATATTTTGTGATGAAAATCAATTGAAACAAGTATTATTGAACTATACGAAGAATGCGATTGAAGCATGTTCTTATGGCGGAAAAATCCAAATCTCTTTGCGTAAGAATCAGAAACATATCCATATCATTATTGAAGATAACGGTTGTGGGATATCTGAGGATGACCTGGATAAGATCGGGACACCCTTTTTTACGACGAAAGACAACGGAACAGGACTTGGTCTGATGATCAGCAAGAAAATCATTTCCAATCATGATGGAACGGTCACGTTTGAGAGCGAAATTGATAAAGGCACAAAAGTGACAATCTCATTACCCTATCAGTAA
- a CDS encoding M20/M25/M40 family metallo-hydrolase, protein MEYNSQQFLKELLSTPSPSGFEMGIQRKWMDYVQPFAHKIETDNVGNAYGVVNPDAPFKVLLAGHCDEIGFMINRIDENGFLHFTKLGGISHKPAIGMKVEILGSKQTITGVIGVNAEHHGGIRDDYGFEDLYIDCGAKTKEEMEEYVQIGDLAIYKRSVEFLLNNRISGRGLDNRTGAFIVAEVLKRLSEKNPKVGIYAVSTVNEETNMGGAYFAASQVQPDFALAIDVTFATDYPGVNKNKHGDIRLDGGPVLAKGAPIHFKINNLLEETARKSNISLQYELTPRVTGTDADRMRLTGKGVPISLVSLPLRYMHSPVETASLQDIEDEIALITEMILSLDGTENLKPLE, encoded by the coding sequence ATGGAATACAATTCACAGCAATTTTTGAAAGAGTTATTATCAACCCCTTCACCATCTGGATTTGAGATGGGGATTCAGCGAAAGTGGATGGATTATGTCCAACCATTCGCACATAAAATCGAAACCGATAACGTCGGTAACGCGTACGGTGTTGTAAACCCTGATGCACCATTCAAGGTTCTCCTTGCTGGTCATTGTGATGAAATCGGTTTTATGATCAACCGCATTGATGAAAATGGGTTTCTACATTTTACAAAGCTTGGAGGCATCAGTCATAAACCTGCCATCGGCATGAAAGTCGAAATACTTGGAAGCAAGCAGACGATAACAGGTGTCATTGGCGTAAATGCCGAACATCATGGTGGGATTCGTGATGACTATGGATTTGAGGATCTTTACATAGATTGTGGAGCTAAGACGAAAGAAGAAATGGAAGAATATGTTCAAATCGGAGACTTGGCCATCTATAAACGGAGTGTAGAATTTCTCCTAAACAACCGGATAAGCGGTCGTGGTCTCGATAACAGGACTGGTGCTTTCATCGTTGCCGAAGTCCTTAAGAGACTCTCTGAAAAGAATCCGAAGGTCGGAATATATGCAGTCAGTACAGTGAATGAAGAGACGAACATGGGCGGTGCTTATTTTGCCGCTTCGCAAGTACAACCAGACTTTGCATTGGCAATTGATGTCACATTTGCAACCGACTATCCAGGTGTTAATAAGAACAAGCATGGCGATATTCGTTTGGATGGCGGGCCTGTACTGGCAAAAGGTGCTCCGATCCACTTCAAAATTAATAATTTGCTTGAGGAGACCGCGCGTAAATCCAACATTTCCCTTCAATATGAACTGACTCCACGTGTGACGGGAACTGACGCAGATCGTATGCGCCTTACCGGAAAAGGTGTACCGATCTCCCTTGTATCCCTTCCATTACGCTACATGCATTCCCCTGTCGAGACCGCAAGTCTTCAAGACATTGAGGATGAGATTGCACTTATTACAGAAATGATCTTGTCCTTAGATGGAACCGAAAACCTGAAGCCACTTGAATAA
- a CDS encoding GDSL-type esterase/lipase family protein encodes MEAKPLKYVAIGDSLTLGIGSMFRPDFVTLYMQSLEAACNRKVEKSTFAKNGATTAKILRLCEKRKVIKAIKEADVITITAGGNDLKKVARKYMTSKDHTIIKRAIERSINNIHKLLQEIKFIKKGQTKPYFIRIVGLYNPYPKLEFSEKWIRLFNSKVKKVETEHIKVVDIFDVFKSEGRRVLSFDGLHPNKDGYKMIAEALDKKGYLPLTDENLRNEPFPYQKS; translated from the coding sequence ATGGAAGCGAAACCGTTGAAATATGTGGCAATCGGTGACTCATTGACTTTGGGAATCGGGTCTATGTTCCGACCGGATTTTGTAACACTATATATGCAATCCTTGGAAGCTGCCTGCAACCGGAAAGTTGAAAAGTCGACGTTTGCAAAAAATGGAGCGACCACAGCCAAGATACTCAGATTATGTGAAAAAAGAAAGGTAATCAAGGCTATAAAAGAGGCCGATGTCATTACAATAACAGCTGGTGGAAATGACTTGAAGAAAGTGGCTCGGAAATACATGACGTCGAAAGATCATACCATCATCAAGCGGGCTATCGAGAGGAGTATAAATAATATCCATAAGCTCCTTCAGGAAATCAAGTTTATCAAGAAGGGCCAAACAAAACCTTACTTCATTAGAATAGTGGGTCTTTATAATCCTTATCCGAAATTAGAATTCAGTGAAAAGTGGATTCGTTTATTCAATTCGAAAGTGAAAAAAGTGGAGACGGAACATATAAAGGTTGTTGATATATTTGATGTCTTCAAGAGTGAGGGAAGGAGAGTACTATCATTCGATGGTCTACATCCGAATAAGGATGGGTATAAAATGATCGCGGAAGCCCTAGATAAAAAAGGTTATTTACCATTAACAGATGAAAATCTACGAAATGAACCATTTCCTTATCAAAAAAGCTGA
- a CDS encoding metallophosphoesterase: MYVIAFLFFLGIIVALLKAHKNTKDIKLEKVHIKKKQAKPLTGLNVLQISDMHLENISVSPEELYDRLKEEPIDLIALTGDFLDRKRTLKKLPSYLDIFQKLNPKHGIYAVFGNHDYVLKGKHFEQLEKTLQNHGCITLRNEHKQIVMNGVKMNIIGIDDYGTGNSNLTASYDGLKDSDYNLVLTHDPNVVLEMNSTQFDYLLSGHFHNGQIHWPKPYHLVKMGKLARMNMVKGLLYMHDKPFYISEGLGQTGVNIRVGSRPEITIHHIEISKAQSDAIVAS; the protein is encoded by the coding sequence TTGTACGTAATTGCTTTTTTATTTTTTCTCGGTATAATCGTTGCATTGCTCAAAGCCCACAAGAACACGAAAGATATCAAATTGGAAAAGGTACACATAAAGAAAAAACAGGCAAAACCACTTACCGGATTGAATGTTCTGCAAATTTCTGATATGCATTTGGAGAACATCTCAGTAAGTCCGGAAGAGCTATATGATCGTTTAAAAGAGGAACCAATTGATTTGATTGCATTAACAGGTGATTTCTTGGATCGGAAACGCACATTAAAGAAGCTTCCATCCTATCTCGATATCTTTCAAAAGCTCAATCCCAAACATGGCATCTATGCCGTATTCGGCAATCATGATTATGTATTGAAAGGGAAACATTTCGAGCAGTTGGAAAAAACGTTGCAAAACCATGGTTGTATAACCTTACGAAATGAGCATAAACAGATCGTAATGAACGGTGTTAAGATGAACATAATCGGAATTGATGATTACGGAACTGGAAATAGTAATTTGACTGCTTCCTATGACGGATTAAAGGATTCTGATTACAACCTTGTTTTGACACATGACCCGAATGTCGTTCTGGAAATGAATTCGACCCAGTTTGATTATTTACTCTCCGGTCATTTTCATAATGGCCAGATTCATTGGCCGAAACCTTATCATCTAGTAAAGATGGGGAAGTTGGCTCGGATGAATATGGTCAAGGGATTATTATATATGCATGATAAACCATTTTATATCAGTGAAGGTTTGGGGCAAACCGGTGTAAACATCCGCGTTGGTTCAAGACCTGAAATTACCATTCATCATATTGAAATCAGTAAAGCACAATCGGATGCCATTGTTGCATCTTGA
- a CDS encoding YkoP family protein, whose translation MEFIRGYAITVWSLLDPVYYMVTRLTYLDRKEGASECIFRVRLTRYKGRTIVLSDGTQIKKNDVLVKIHLHNVRILKDIYNIENDFQKVIYLYKKIQSSLPYVAEYLETHHQHDRIKGIIGITLLNKGCRKLGFEPHSIHNRWYKLFKLSALLPISLLTRSGNKRLFNKEPQYLMMSKNQLCQRYKLNK comes from the coding sequence ATGGAGTTCATCAGAGGTTATGCGATAACAGTTTGGAGCTTGTTGGATCCTGTCTATTACATGGTCACACGGCTTACTTATCTAGATCGAAAAGAAGGTGCGAGTGAATGTATCTTTCGTGTCCGATTAACTCGTTATAAAGGAAGAACAATCGTACTTTCTGATGGGACACAGATCAAGAAAAATGATGTACTGGTTAAGATCCATCTGCATAATGTCCGTATCTTGAAAGACATCTACAATATCGAAAATGACTTCCAGAAAGTCATCTATTTATATAAAAAGATCCAGTCGTCGTTACCCTATGTAGCGGAATACTTGGAGACTCACCATCAACACGACAGAATAAAAGGAATCATCGGCATTACATTATTGAATAAAGGGTGTAGGAAGCTTGGGTTCGAGCCGCACTCGATTCATAATCGATGGTATAAGCTGTTCAAACTATCTGCGTTGCTGCCTATATCATTGTTGACCAGGAGTGGAAACAAACGATTATTCAATAAAGAACCTCAATATTTAATGATGTCGAAGAATCAGCTTTGTCAGCGTTATAAACTGAATAAATAA